Part of the Toxotes jaculatrix isolate fToxJac2 chromosome 8, fToxJac2.pri, whole genome shotgun sequence genome is shown below.
TGTGGCTTGATCAATATGAGGATTTCTCCTCCGCCTGACGGACTTTAACCTTTATCACGTCCAACTACGTGAATCCCGGAGGACTTCACACGTAAGACACCGCTCGCAAATACTTTTTATGAAAGCTGACTGCGTGTTAATGAAGCCCGTGTTAAAACCACAGGGATCCGAACTGACGGCGGTGAATGCACAGCGATATTCTTGCCTGCGTGTGAAAACACCGCAGCTCCGCGTTCACTGCCTGGCGTTGCTTTCACATTAAATCGCTGCAACTCATTTCCTTAAAATAGAACCAGACAGACGAAAGTTCAAAGTTAGATGGTGAAGAGATTCCCTTTGGGGGCAAAAAATGTCGCATGCTGTTTATGGTTCCCGGAAAAGGGTCGTGGATACAAATTGTCATCACCTTTATGGTTATAATTCACTTGTGTTTGTTCAGTCGCTGCACACAGAAAGCGTATTTCTAGTTAAATACATTCGCCAGAATCTTCTTACTTTGGCTTAATCTGGTTTAAATGATTGTGGGGTGTCTTTTATTTGACAATGTAGAGAATGCGGACGTCCTGTGAGGGGCGAACGGTTGAGGAGAAAAGTTTTCATTCATCCACAGTCTGACTGAATTCACTGACAGCGTGGCTCAAGGTCGACGTGTCTCGCCCTGTGGGAAGCTACTGTAAACACCCAGCAGCTGTGAGCAGCAATAAACCGGTCCAGATATCCATGCAGGGGagggacaaaacaaaaacataagtTAAAGCACCAGGGAGACACTTTAATTTGTCAAACTGTTTGGATTTGATGGATCAATCAAACTCTAAGAGAGCTTTGGCATGAAGCctcttttttcagctttttgttaGGCTGCAATCCATCTTGAATTCAAATATATTCTCTCTAGCTTCACTCCTGTATTGAATATTGTGACTCAACCTGCGGGTCAGGACCTACCACtggggtcacaagataaatctgtgGGGTCACTGGATGATTAGTGGAAAAAGGAGAATCAAAGAGATAGCTCTACTTTCCAAAATTGTTTATTGGCTTCCAGGTTGTAACCACTGCTGTAAATACATCcctgttttttctgctttaattCACAGGGACTCTTTGATATCCGCTTTACAGCCAgaggtattttttttatcagccaTCTGTCCCTGATGTCCTCCAGAGGTAAAAATGACTTGTGCAGAATATGTGGCAGTGCTCTCCAGGGAAACCAGAGGCGGTGGCTGTTTGGGGGCCAAAATAAGAAGGCTGGTCAGCCTCAGACCCCGACAGAGTCCCTCAGAATAGGAAGCCTGTCCCGGTCCTCACAGAGCAGCCCCTGGGGTGAGTCTGGAGTATAGGGAAATAAAGAGAAGTTTTAGGTCACATACTTAAGGTCTTTTGAAGAGTCTCAGgtcatctgtttttatttatttattttttctttttgctcttcaCAGGCAGCACATTATCTCTTGGTTCCTCAGCGTCTCTCTCCAAGTCCCAGTTATCCTTGAGCTCCCCGTCCAAAGGAGCGGATCTGCTCTCAGTGTTGACCCACATACTAGGGCAGTCTGTTCCACGGGGCAGCGGGCAGGGGGAGTTTGTGTgtggcaagtgtgtgtgcgtcctcGAGCGGGTGTTCAAGTTCGACTCAGTGATAGCCAGGGTGAGGGTGCTTTCATCTGAGAGGCTTCAGAAGCTGATGCAGGAGAGGGACAAGATCAGACAGTGGGTGCGCCAAAACTACCTCCAGAGATATCCACGGGACATCCAGAGCAGGGGCAGCACTAgcgaggaggatggagagacgGAGAAGGAGGGCTACAGGGAGATGCTCAGAGAGAATATGGCACTCTCAGAATACGAGTGCTGGTCCGAGAAGTGGGACACATGTCCATATTTTATAAGAACGGGTAAAAGATGCAGAAAGGGCAAAGGATGTGAAGGCTGCGATTCCTTACGGGTGTCTGACTCAGATTATGAGTCTGTTTGTGGGGTTCCTCGCCGCTTGCCTTTCCCACCCTTCTCCCCGCTGGCATTGTCGCGGGACAAATCCCAGAGCATGCCCCTACACTGGCAGAGGGTGCCGTCTATCAGCTCCAGCCCGGCTTCACTGGCGGGATCCAGTCTCTCTTTACGAGCGTCTTCCCGCACTGAGTCCATTCAGTCTCTGGACTCACTGGATGGCAATGACCCGTTTGAGTCACCAGGTGATCAGTCAGTCAACTTCATGCTGAAGGAGCTGAGAAGTATTGAGGGGAAGCCGGTCAGTTCACCCTCAGGCAGCAGGATCCCAGTTCTAAACAGGAAGGATGGTGGGTACTCGGGAAAAACTGGAGAGATGACGTCACCCGCAGTGAACAGGGCGCTGAACTTTGGGGATGTGGAGAATGGAGGACATGAAATAGATGAAGAGGACGGCGATGTCCTTACAGAGCTGAGGGACGAGTACATGCCTCTACATCGGGACGTGAGTGTTTCCATTTCCCGTATGAGCATGTAATAGAGAATtgcaaatatacatatataaagatatatatatatatatatatataaatatatatatatatatatatatatatatatatatatatatatatatatatatatatatatatatatatatatatatatatacacataggAATGGAAAACTGTGACCAGATGCTGAGTGTGCTAGCGGCTGTAAATATTGACACAGTGTGCTGCAATAGGTAATCCGGGAGCAAGTATGGCCAGTCCAGCAGTTCAACAAGATCAGACATTTCTCTCTGGTTTTTACTAAATACGTTCACAAACCATGTTTACCATGAACTCATTTGTTGTCTCAGAGCACTACTGGCAGGGTTCACCATGCAGTCAGGCACCTGCGAGGACAGCTGGACCAAGCTGTGTCCCGTATCAGGACCCTGGAGGCCGAGCTGAAGCATGGGAGGAGCAAACCAGCTGAAGTCAACGGATTGGACTGGGCACCTGTAAGCATTCAGTTTgttctatcacacacacagtttgagacACTTATATTTTGGGAACTATAAGTTCATAAGTTCAGCGCTTAGCCCCCCATAAGCCCACAAATTGTTGCTTTTACACTACATTTTTTGGATAGAAAATTAATCGGCAACTATTGTGgtgattgatttattgtttttgtcattttttaaagcaaGTATGTGAAATATTTGCTATTTTTAGCTTCTCAGATAAGAGGATTTGACTAATTCCTTTGGCACACCTTATAGTAAACTGATTTTCTTTGGACTATTCATACAAATCAAGATATCTGAAGATGTCACTTAGGTCTGTGGGAAATTATAAAGGGCacattttactattttctgGCAATTTCATGACAAAATTAATGATTGATTATGAACAGTAATAGTTTATGAatataaagactggaaaatgtaagaaaatattACAAATGAATAAACTCAATAATTATCTAAAAATAGAATATAATTGAAGAGTGATGAGATGAGATGTCAGTGATGTAACAGACCTTTTCCCACACAGTGGTAATTTGTACCAGCTGTCATAAGGGAAGTTTGCCTCTAACATTTTCTCCAACGAGAGAAACAGGTTTTTTACACAATGCAGCACTGCACAGCAGCCCCTCAGTCACATGTCCAAACTGCTCCATAAACCACCCTGTGAATATTGACTGAGCACAAATAGAGCATTATGAAAGGAATGCAGGGCGGgtgaactgtgtttttgtgtctgtgaaagggTGTGTCCATGTCTCCTCATTTACAGGtgcagatacatacacacacacacactctggaaTCTTCCCCGACCAGTGGAGTTTGCCCCAGGCTCAGTAGTCTTATGATAGACGATATCATTAACAGGCTTCTCAGCTGCTTTGTAGAGCCTGAATCCACGACCTCTGTCAGAACGAGGGCTGCTGTTTGCATGAGGTGAACAGAGCATTAGAAAGAAACGTGGGAGTAGCTGCATGTTTAAACCTGCTATAACTGATTTAGCAgtggaaacaagttgtgaaaacaacactgatgttTCGTCACCTTTTTAAGTTGATATGACGAGCTTGTTAGcaaacacatccagcagttacagagcaacatgaTCATACATTTGTGGTCACCTGTCTCCGGCCGCCTGGCAAATATAagtctctgtttttggtctccaccaacatCTGAGGGAAACATTGGATGCTGAAACGCTCCACTATGTTCCAGCACTATGTATGCACCAGCAAttctcttctgtgtttgtctgatgtTCGGTGCTGAGCAGGCAGTgtattgtttaaataaaaaaaaaaagaacaaaataaacaataaaggaattcaaagtgtttttaatataaaaggaattaaggaaaaaaacacaaggcaaaataaaaaatatcacagGATTCCAGAAGAGTGATAAAAATAGAAGTGCAGGGTAAGGTATTAATAAATTGTCCAAAATTaccaaaaatctgaaaaaccCTGATTTAAAAGAACTGAGATTTGGAGCAGATTCATTTCCTCATATTTTTTGGGAGCTTGTTAAATATAACAAAAGGGTTTAAAAATGTTGATTAGGGCTGATTAAACCAACAATCA
Proteins encoded:
- the si:ch73-95l15.5 gene encoding golgin subfamily A member 5, translated to MSSRGKNDLCRICGSALQGNQRRWLFGGQNKKAGQPQTPTESLRIGSLSRSSQSSPWGSTLSLGSSASLSKSQLSLSSPSKGADLLSVLTHILGQSVPRGSGQGEFVCGKCVCVLERVFKFDSVIARVRVLSSERLQKLMQERDKIRQWVRQNYLQRYPRDIQSRGSTSEEDGETEKEGYREMLRENMALSEYECWSEKWDTCPYFIRTGKRCRKGKGCEGCDSLRVSDSDYESVCGVPRRLPFPPFSPLALSRDKSQSMPLHWQRVPSISSSPASLAGSSLSLRASSRTESIQSLDSLDGNDPFESPGDQSVNFMLKELRSIEGKPVSSPSGSRIPVLNRKDGGYSGKTGEMTSPAVNRALNFGDVENGGHEIDEEDGDVLTELRDEYMPLHRDSTTGRVHHAVRHLRGQLDQAVSRIRTLEAELKHGRSKPAEVNGLDWAPLVQEEGGSSLLQSLGHSLHSRERLIQECMGLIRRLCVEEGEGAELTNKLTENLKEILSDNKAALKTLRSEMTDKEKGMEKEIEALRKAGRDRERDLDTLNTVLQCNQDIINDLRVALGEREQLMKDVEKEREVWRQRDQALAAVLQEKETLIHCLKEELESRQKDVQALSDSVTGQEMEGGGTGQAAVLKERERNSANLCQEVTKLTTTLQEYQDMVQNQQESHSQTVSSLTGQLRDTRQELRKKEKEKKEADRAWQNTREDRERDERKLRDSLEKRDKLIEQILLDAEERDHLFRELQQNLQNKLEPETAMRHTL